From Halodesulfovibrio aestuarii DSM 17919 = ATCC 29578, one genomic window encodes:
- a CDS encoding Crp/Fnr family transcriptional regulator, which translates to MIAHDVDEFWRVHVDSHAWEQVLHLGRKKEFKHGEVIINAGELVQELCYLQSGTVRMKRTSWDGAEKIIMHIEQNSLFSETPFFIKRPIRSYFSCYQDATVYFFSRENVEAMLSQYPEIARDIIRTLSEKLSVLSNQSASLGLDSLDQRIIKFILLRYNSTPLHANEIISLGSLRMKDIASILGAHRATLYKSLKELEKAELIKMLPKNKVQILNIEGLSALAYE; encoded by the coding sequence ATGATAGCACATGATGTTGATGAATTCTGGCGAGTCCACGTTGATAGCCATGCCTGGGAACAGGTGCTACACCTCGGAAGAAAAAAAGAATTCAAGCACGGTGAAGTGATCATCAATGCAGGAGAGCTGGTTCAGGAACTCTGCTACTTACAATCAGGCACAGTAAGAATGAAGCGCACCTCATGGGACGGTGCGGAAAAGATTATCATGCACATAGAACAGAACTCGCTCTTCAGCGAGACTCCGTTCTTTATTAAAAGACCGATACGAAGTTATTTTTCCTGTTATCAAGATGCAACGGTGTACTTCTTTTCCCGGGAAAATGTAGAAGCAATGCTCTCACAGTATCCGGAAATTGCAAGAGACATCATCCGAACGCTTTCTGAAAAACTGAGTGTGCTAAGTAACCAGTCTGCCTCACTTGGCCTTGATTCTCTCGACCAACGGATAATTAAATTTATCCTGCTCCGCTATAACTCAACTCCGTTGCACGCAAATGAAATAATTTCCCTCGGCTCATTACGAATGAAAGATATAGCGAGCATACTTGGAGCACATAGAGCGACACTCTATAAGTCACTCAAGGAACTTGAGAAGGCAGAGCTAATAAAAATGCTGCCTAAAAACAAAGTGCAGATTCTTAATATTGAGGGATTATCTGCCCTTGCGTATGAATAA
- a CDS encoding thioredoxin family protein: protein MSGITPIPTEHIDNFFASLSDAILFFHKELCPHCKNMEKVLDKFSAKTPSVEIFSIDGEAYPELLSKLSFERVPTLAFVRNGTVVKVKTGLMNPRELKALYSSL from the coding sequence ATGAGTGGTATCACCCCTATTCCAACCGAACATATTGATAATTTCTTTGCATCCCTTTCAGACGCTATTTTATTTTTCCACAAGGAACTATGCCCACATTGCAAAAATATGGAAAAAGTTTTGGACAAATTTTCTGCAAAAACACCATCCGTAGAAATTTTCAGCATTGATGGCGAAGCGTATCCTGAACTATTGTCTAAGCTTTCCTTTGAACGCGTTCCAACATTAGCTTTTGTCCGCAACGGTACTGTTGTCAAAGTTAAAACGGGACTCATGAACCCGCGTGAACTTAAAGCCCTTTACTCTTCTCTGTAA
- a CDS encoding NAD(P)/FAD-dependent oxidoreductase: MSTTYDVIILGGGVAGMTSAIYAARANLRVLILDENACGGLVNWTKVIENMPSYTSIGGMELVERIQEQVEALGVDIEEAACIDSIDLTGEEKIIEADDTIYKAKAVILATGRKPIPLEVAGECENVHFCAICDGAAYKGKKVLVVGGGNSGFDESIALLDQGIEELLLVEKMNRFFAAQSTQDELTSHANATILHSTEVTAVSCDEKLESVTLRNVATNETIEYPCDGIFVFMGQQPGTAIFQEQLSLDSDGYIETDELMATSLAGVFAAGDVRPKKYRQITTAMADGTVAALEAERYIRSLAG, encoded by the coding sequence ATGAGCACAACATATGATGTGATTATTCTGGGTGGCGGCGTTGCAGGTATGACTTCTGCCATCTATGCGGCACGTGCGAACTTGCGCGTTCTTATTCTAGACGAAAATGCATGTGGTGGTCTCGTCAACTGGACAAAAGTTATTGAAAACATGCCTTCATACACCAGCATTGGTGGCATGGAACTAGTTGAAAGAATACAAGAGCAAGTGGAAGCGTTAGGTGTAGATATCGAAGAAGCTGCCTGCATTGATTCAATTGATCTAACAGGTGAAGAAAAGATCATTGAAGCTGACGACACAATCTACAAAGCAAAAGCGGTTATTCTGGCAACAGGTCGCAAGCCTATTCCTCTTGAGGTCGCCGGAGAGTGCGAAAACGTGCATTTCTGCGCTATCTGCGATGGTGCTGCGTACAAAGGAAAGAAAGTTCTCGTAGTGGGTGGTGGAAACAGCGGCTTCGATGAAAGCATCGCCCTTCTTGATCAAGGTATTGAAGAACTTCTGCTTGTAGAAAAAATGAATCGGTTTTTCGCTGCACAAAGCACACAGGACGAGCTAACGTCCCACGCTAATGCCACAATCCTGCATTCCACTGAAGTTACGGCTGTTTCCTGTGATGAAAAACTTGAGTCAGTAACATTACGAAATGTAGCAACCAATGAGACTATAGAATACCCATGTGATGGTATCTTTGTCTTTATGGGGCAACAGCCAGGTACAGCGATATTCCAGGAACAACTCTCACTGGATTCGGACGGATATATTGAGACTGACGAACTCATGGCGACATCACTAGCAGGGGTGTTTGCTGCCGGAGATGTTCGTCCGAAAAAATATCGCCAAATAACCACTGCCATGGCAGACGGAACTGTCGCCGCACTTGAAGCTGAACGCTACATCCGCAGCCTTGCCGGATAG